In Risungbinella massiliensis, a single window of DNA contains:
- a CDS encoding 3-hydroxyacyl-CoA dehydrogenase family protein has protein sequence MSSIQHIVILGGGTMGQGITELVASKGFDATLIETTEMNIAAARQEIERSLDRKLAKWGITPAERKSTLSRIRFSTDKSLLAEADFVIETVSEDLELKKDLFAYCDQICRPEVLFASNTSTLSLTEIAASTNRAEQVIGLHFVYPVTKRPVVEIVRGLKTSEETMSKVKELLPLLQLESVEVYESPGFVTTRLMMLLVNEALYTLTEGVATAEEIDRAMKVGYHFHTGPLEMADRFGLDSVLAALERLFREFGDTKFRPAPILKKMVRAGHLGMKTGEGIFRYNKEGDRLTGKGAIE, from the coding sequence TTGTCTAGCATTCAACATATTGTAATCTTAGGTGGCGGAACCATGGGACAAGGTATTACCGAATTGGTCGCTTCCAAAGGATTTGATGCAACACTGATTGAAACAACTGAAATGAACATTGCAGCTGCTCGTCAAGAAATCGAGCGTAGCTTAGATCGGAAATTAGCAAAATGGGGAATCACTCCAGCTGAGAGAAAATCGACGCTGTCACGAATTCGTTTTTCTACGGATAAGTCTCTGCTTGCTGAAGCAGATTTTGTGATTGAAACAGTATCGGAGGATCTAGAACTAAAGAAAGATCTATTTGCTTACTGTGATCAGATTTGTCGACCAGAAGTACTGTTCGCAAGCAATACTTCTACCCTCAGCTTGACAGAGATCGCTGCTTCGACGAATCGTGCCGAGCAAGTGATCGGTTTGCATTTTGTTTATCCAGTTACCAAACGACCTGTAGTGGAAATCGTGCGTGGGCTCAAAACGTCAGAAGAAACCATGAGTAAGGTGAAGGAATTGCTTCCTCTGTTACAACTAGAAAGCGTGGAAGTATATGAATCTCCTGGTTTTGTGACCACTCGTCTTATGATGCTCCTCGTCAACGAAGCACTCTATACATTAACAGAAGGAGTTGCTACAGCAGAAGAAATCGATCGGGCTATGAAAGTTGGCTATCATTTCCACACAGGACCACTGGAGATGGCAGATCGTTTTGGATTAGATTCTGTTTTGGCAGCTTTGGAGCGTCTTTTCCGTGAGTTTGGTGATACCAAGTTCCGTCCTGCTCCGATCTTGAAAAAGATGGTTCGTGCAGGCCATCTTGGGATGAAAACAGGGGAAGGGATTTTTCGTTACAACAAGGAAGGGGACCGTTTGACGGGGAAAGGGGCGATTGAATAA